TCTCCATGGGAACCCTATCGGGCAAGTACCTCCTGACGCTCCGCCTGCCCTTCAGGACCTCGAGGAACCCACCCATCGATTCCACCTCCACGTTTAACCCGCCCCTCCGATCAATCCATAAAGTTGAAGTTCAGGGTTCAAATGCTTCAGAACCGCCTTCTGAGAGCCTCCTTCTCGGCCTCGATGACCTCCTTCACGAGCCTGTCTATGAGCCTGTCCTCGCCCAAGCTTCGGGCCTCATGGACTCCCATCCCTTTCAGTATATCCTCCGCGTCCTGGATGTCGAGCCCCCTCCCCGCATAGGCGAGGGCGGCCAAAGATCCATATTCCTCGTAGAGTCGGGCTGAGGAGGATAACTCCGCCTTCAAGATTTTATCCCTCTTGGCGTAGGCCCTTCCACCCTCCAGGAGCCTCGAGGCCTCCTCAAGGGAGGCTTTGGTCATCCCGATCCTCCTAGAGCCGCAAGCGGGGCATCCCTTGTCGGCATCGAGATCCTTTATCCTCACCATCTCGCCCCAGCCCCAGCATGAGGTGCATACGAAGGTTAAGACCTCGTTTAAAAGCCTGGCTTTAGCCGACTCCAGAATGAGCTTATCCATTGTCTCGGGCGGGACCAGGTCGGCCCTCTCCCCAACCCTTTCAAGGGATATCCTGCCCAGGGGCGTTAAACCCTTAACCCTCACAAGTTCAAGCTCTCCTCTGGCCATCATATCCAATACTCGAATCGTATTGTTGAGGTCCAAATCCTTCCTGAAGGCCTCGTTTAAGGCTTCATCGTAAACCACGGTGCCCTCAAGGCTTTTGGCGAGCCTCCTAAGGTTTACATCGCTCAGATCAGCCCATTTGGATATGGCGCCGAACCTCCTGGCCACATGGATGAGCCTCCTGAGGAACAACCCGCTCCTGCTGCATGCTTCAACCAGCAGGCCTTTGACGTCCTTCCCAGCCGATCCCCTTAAGAGGGCGATCACCCTCTCCCCATCGAACGCCCCGAGGGTGTTCAGGACTATCCTGTAAGGGTCCTGCTGAACTCCCACCGAGAAGCCCACCTCGTCGGATATTAGATGGCCGAGGAGCCTCCCCAAGCTCCTATTGACGAGGGTCCCGAAGTGGCAGTGGATTATCAGGTAGTCGTCCCATTCCTCGATCATCACAAGCTTATCGCTTGGAGCCGGGAAGCCCCCCTCCAGCTGCTCGAAGGTCTCCTCCAACGCCTTCACCGCCGTCTCAGCGTCCACCGGATACTTTGAGGCTAGGGTTTCGCCTATGAGCTTCTCGGAGTATCCGGAGAGGAACATCTCGGAGGCGAGCCTCCTTATCTCCCCTACTTCCAATGCCACCTCTAAGGGAACCGGAACCTCTTCTCCGACCCAGCTTGGAACCGCCCCTGTGGGATCCTCTATGGGCTTTACATGGATCTTATCGCCCCTTATCCTCAGCATCCTCCAGGGGGAACCCTTCAATATGAACTTGGTCCCCGGCTCCCCGTACTCGGCCACGAAAGCTTCATCGAGCAGGCCCAGGGGCATATCGCTCTCATCATCCACGACCAGGTAATGCTTCTCATCGGGTATCATGGAGAGCCTCTCATAATAATACTCGTAGAGGGGTTTAACCCTTCTAGGCCTGGCAATCACCTCCTCATCCAGGGAGACCCATGCGAGGCGCGGATACCTCTCATGCATATATAGGAGAACCCTCTTAAACTCCTCCAGCGATAAATCCCTGAAGGGATAAGCCCTCCTTATCAAGTGGAGCATCTCCGCGAGGCCCCACCTCCTCTGGTGGAAGAGGAGGCCTACTATCTGATGGGTTAGGACGTCCAGGGGCTTCTCAGGCATGTCGACCTCCTCCAGCTCCTCCGCCAAGGCCCTCCTGGCTATGGCCATGGCCTCCAAGGCGTCGTCGCAGTCCATGACCACTATCGCTCCCTCAGCTACGCCTCCAACCCTATGGCTGCTCCTCCCGATCCTCTGGAGGAACCTGGTAACCTGCCTCGGACTCATATACTGGATCACGTAATCTATAGCGCCCACGTCTATTCCAAGCTCCAGGGAGGAGGTGCATACGACGCCCTTCAAGGCGCCCTCCCTTAAGCCCTTCTCAGCCGTAACCCTTACTGGCTTCGTCAGCGATCCATGATGTATCGATACTGGAAAGTTTACGTCCCATACCTTGAAGCGGCTGGCTAAAACCTCAGCTACAGCCCTAGTATTCGTAAATAATAGGACGGTTCTATGCCCTTCTATGAGGTCCCTTAGAACCCTCATCCTGGCGGCCACTTCAGGCCTCACGTAGAGGCGGGCCGCCAGCTCAAGGTCGGCCGGCTCAGCCGTCGGGAAGAGGATGCTGACCCTGAGGCTCCTCCCTATCGGCACTTGCACAACTTCCGCATTCCTTTCGGAGCCCACCAGGAATCGTGCCACAACCCCCGGGCTGCCGATGGTAGCGGATAAGCCGACCACCTGGAATTCCCTTCCGGTGAGGAGCCTAAGCCTCTCCAAGGCTAAGGCCAGCTGGGATCCCCGCTTGTCCTCGGCGAGCTCATGGACCTCATCTATGATCACGTAGCCCACCCCGCTTAGATGCCGCCTCATAACCCTGCCTGGAAGTATAGCCTGGAGCGTCTCAGGAGTCGTTATAAGCATCGCCGGAGGGTTCCTAGCTTGGAGGCTGCGAAGCCTAGACTCAGTATCCCCATGCCTCAG
This region of Candidatus Bathyarchaeota archaeon genomic DNA includes:
- a CDS encoding DEAD/DEAH box helicase, whose product is MVEPTVFDELSKPIRLALYEKGFKVPTEAQSSAVPKILKGLNVLLIAPTATGKTESAVLPVFERLIREGGARRGIRALYITPLRALNRDMLRRLEWWAGKAGLSVALRHGDTESRLRSLQARNPPAMLITTPETLQAILPGRVMRRHLSGVGYVIIDEVHELAEDKRGSQLALALERLRLLTGREFQVVGLSATIGSPGVVARFLVGSERNAEVVQVPIGRSLRVSILFPTAEPADLELAARLYVRPEVAARMRVLRDLIEGHRTVLLFTNTRAVAEVLASRFKVWDVNFPVSIHHGSLTKPVRVTAEKGLREGALKGVVCTSSLELGIDVGAIDYVIQYMSPRQVTRFLQRIGRSSHRVGGVAEGAIVVMDCDDALEAMAIARRALAEELEEVDMPEKPLDVLTHQIVGLLFHQRRWGLAEMLHLIRRAYPFRDLSLEEFKRVLLYMHERYPRLAWVSLDEEVIARPRRVKPLYEYYYERLSMIPDEKHYLVVDDESDMPLGLLDEAFVAEYGEPGTKFILKGSPWRMLRIRGDKIHVKPIEDPTGAVPSWVGEEVPVPLEVALEVGEIRRLASEMFLSGYSEKLIGETLASKYPVDAETAVKALEETFEQLEGGFPAPSDKLVMIEEWDDYLIIHCHFGTLVNRSLGRLLGHLISDEVGFSVGVQQDPYRIVLNTLGAFDGERVIALLRGSAGKDVKGLLVEACSRSGLFLRRLIHVARRFGAISKWADLSDVNLRRLAKSLEGTVVYDEALNEAFRKDLDLNNTIRVLDMMARGELELVRVKGLTPLGRISLERVGERADLVPPETMDKLILESAKARLLNEVLTFVCTSCWGWGEMVRIKDLDADKGCPACGSRRIGMTKASLEEASRLLEGGRAYAKRDKILKAELSSSARLYEEYGSLAALAYAGRGLDIQDAEDILKGMGVHEARSLGEDRLIDRLVKEVIEAEKEALRRRF